Proteins encoded together in one Salarchaeum sp. JOR-1 window:
- a CDS encoding ferredoxin--NADP reductase gives MDTTEVTVRAVRAVGPDTIAIQLDAPEDFDAKPGQFVQLAVTVDGNEEARHYTLSSPDADDRLEVTVGVDPDGTVGPHLESLEPGDTVGINGPFGHAFYEGEPAVTLVVGGPGVGPAVGIAERVVQDGGDVAVVYLDDAHAHTDRLASLADHGADVFLVGNDLGPAVDAALSAVGGQVFVYGFSEFVREVADILEARGVDSDDAKIESFG, from the coding sequence ATGGACACGACGGAGGTGACGGTTCGCGCGGTTCGCGCGGTCGGCCCCGACACAATCGCCATTCAGTTGGACGCGCCCGAGGACTTCGACGCGAAACCCGGGCAGTTCGTACAGCTCGCGGTCACCGTAGACGGAAACGAGGAAGCGCGCCACTACACGCTCTCCTCGCCGGACGCCGACGACCGCCTCGAAGTCACGGTCGGCGTCGACCCCGACGGCACGGTCGGCCCCCACCTCGAATCGCTCGAGCCCGGCGATACCGTCGGCATCAACGGCCCGTTCGGACACGCGTTCTACGAGGGCGAACCCGCGGTGACGCTCGTCGTCGGCGGCCCCGGCGTCGGCCCCGCGGTCGGTATCGCGGAGCGCGTCGTTCAGGACGGCGGCGACGTCGCGGTCGTCTACCTCGACGACGCGCACGCGCACACCGACCGACTCGCGAGCCTCGCCGACCACGGCGCGGACGTGTTCCTCGTCGGGAACGACCTCGGGCCCGCGGTGGACGCCGCGCTCTCCGCGGTCGGCGGTCAAGTGTTCGTCTACGGGTTCAGCGAGTTCGTGCGGGAAGTCGCCGACATCCTCGAAGCACGCGGTGTCGACAGCGACGACGCGAAAATCGAGTCCTTCGGGTGA
- the mce gene encoding methylmalonyl-CoA epimerase, with amino-acid sequence MRLDHVGVATQDAVSLAEQYVSLFDAELAHEEAFQGMNVCFLDLGNAYLELLEPTGAETTIGRYLDENGPGAHHVAFLTDDIEDALERARDAGVSLVDEEPREGAWGHTVAFLHPRDTGGVLVEYVAH; translated from the coding sequence ATGCGTCTCGACCACGTCGGCGTCGCCACCCAGGACGCCGTCAGTCTCGCGGAACAGTACGTCTCGTTGTTCGACGCCGAACTCGCGCACGAAGAAGCCTTCCAGGGGATGAACGTCTGCTTTCTCGACCTCGGAAACGCCTACCTCGAACTCCTCGAACCCACGGGAGCGGAGACGACTATCGGGCGGTATCTGGACGAGAACGGGCCGGGAGCCCATCACGTCGCGTTCCTCACGGACGACATCGAGGACGCGCTCGAGCGCGCGCGGGACGCCGGTGTCTCTCTGGTGGACGAAGAACCCCGAGAGGGCGCGTGGGGTCACACGGTCGCGTTCCTCCATCCTCGCGACACGGGCGGCGTGCTCGTGGAGTACGTAGCGCACTAG
- a CDS encoding digeranylgeranylglycerophospholipid reductase yields MTERFDVVIAGAGPAGAQCARDLAQRDYDVLVLETEPEDEFPRQSNKSTAGTFPSMMGAFGIPDDVVMQFTDSVVLESPNEHFVQNQPGAVLEFADFKRFLVEEGREHGAEYRFGSRVSKPIMENGEIVGVEYSGDEEVYADIVVDATGPAAPLAKHLGVSDLERHNQAIGIEWEMDGVAVDHPDYADLHGAMMLRLDHDLAPGGYSWIFHTGEDTAKVGLCYIQNESYQERGKDGMSIDGYLDYWLDNDPRFENATKLDGKQHRGSAHIQEPGQLCTDSFMAIGDTVPSIDPLWGEGIHKGMKSARAAAITADRCLTGTVDTSKAAMETYADLWHQDVAPGAKRRLAMTRLLYLADDDRYDRLLRDVKDANMDTLTDANGGNPIAIAKFLHFDDLSLLKRLVTEHYL; encoded by the coding sequence ATGACTGAGCGTTTCGACGTGGTAATCGCGGGAGCGGGGCCGGCGGGCGCGCAGTGCGCTCGCGACCTGGCGCAACGCGATTACGACGTTCTCGTTCTCGAAACCGAACCAGAAGACGAGTTCCCGCGACAGTCGAACAAGTCCACTGCGGGAACCTTCCCCTCTATGATGGGCGCGTTCGGGATTCCCGACGACGTGGTGATGCAGTTCACGGACAGCGTCGTCCTCGAGTCCCCGAACGAGCACTTCGTCCAGAACCAGCCCGGTGCGGTGCTGGAGTTCGCGGACTTCAAGCGCTTCCTCGTCGAGGAGGGGCGAGAGCACGGCGCGGAGTACCGCTTCGGCTCCCGCGTCTCGAAGCCCATCATGGAGAACGGTGAAATCGTGGGCGTCGAGTACAGCGGCGACGAGGAAGTGTACGCGGACATCGTCGTCGACGCGACGGGCCCGGCCGCGCCGCTCGCGAAACACCTCGGTGTGAGCGACCTGGAGCGCCACAATCAGGCCATCGGCATCGAGTGGGAGATGGACGGCGTCGCGGTCGACCATCCCGACTACGCCGACCTCCACGGCGCGATGATGCTCCGCCTCGACCACGACCTCGCGCCCGGCGGCTACTCCTGGATCTTCCACACGGGCGAGGACACGGCGAAGGTCGGGCTGTGTTACATCCAGAACGAGTCCTACCAGGAGCGCGGAAAGGACGGAATGAGCATCGACGGCTACCTCGACTACTGGCTCGACAACGACCCCCGGTTCGAGAACGCGACGAAACTCGACGGTAAACAGCACCGCGGCTCCGCGCACATCCAGGAACCCGGACAGCTCTGCACGGACAGCTTCATGGCAATCGGGGACACCGTGCCGAGCATCGACCCGCTCTGGGGCGAGGGAATCCACAAGGGCATGAAGTCCGCGCGCGCCGCCGCCATCACCGCCGACCGCTGTCTCACCGGAACCGTGGACACGTCGAAGGCGGCGATGGAGACGTACGCCGACCTCTGGCATCAGGACGTCGCGCCGGGGGCGAAGCGCCGCCTCGCGATGACGCGCCTCCTGTACCTCGCGGACGACGACCGCTACGACCGCCTCCTCCGTGACGTGAAGGACGCGAACATGGACACGCTCACGGACGCGAACGGCGGAAACCCGATCGCGATCGCGAAATTCCTCCACTTCGACGACCTCTCGCTCCTCAAGCGCCTCGTCACCGAGCACTACCTGTAG
- a CDS encoding permease has translation MERRDYLVLVAFAALIVAGGAIASTEPLDTYLLTGAEETVRTAVEMAWITWWALVLGFAIAGGVEAWLSEDDISQHLEGAGVRELGTATFFGFVSSSCSYSAIATAKNLFKKGASAAASLGAFMFASTNLVIEIGFVIWILLGWEFVVADFVGGVVLIGLMAVGFRFVPDEVVESAREHASDDTTVRDPNCGMEVDPDETEHTVEYDGTTYYFCSASCKRGWNPADADTTVVEQATSLSGWRALADKQLKEWGMLWDEIAIGFVFAGLIAGFVPDSVWHAVFAGPIVGEYTYVVWTAVLGAVVGIATFVCSVGNVPFGAILWTRGLPFGSVLSYIYADLVIPPIMQAYREYYGTTFAAVLSAMIFVAAVVTGVAVHVAFDLLGLIPDPASATVERISIELDYKAALNALATAAFLALYSLHRTGDSSSGHSDGHAHGSE, from the coding sequence ATGGAGCGACGGGACTACCTCGTTCTGGTGGCGTTCGCGGCCCTCATCGTCGCAGGCGGTGCGATTGCGTCGACCGAACCGCTCGACACGTACCTCCTCACGGGCGCGGAGGAGACGGTGCGGACCGCGGTCGAGATGGCGTGGATAACGTGGTGGGCGCTCGTGCTCGGGTTCGCCATCGCCGGCGGCGTCGAGGCCTGGCTGTCCGAGGACGACATCTCCCAGCACCTGGAGGGCGCGGGCGTCCGCGAACTCGGCACCGCGACGTTCTTCGGGTTCGTCTCCTCCTCCTGTTCGTACTCCGCCATCGCCACGGCGAAGAACCTCTTCAAGAAGGGCGCGAGCGCCGCCGCCAGTCTGGGCGCGTTCATGTTCGCCTCGACGAACCTCGTCATCGAGATCGGGTTCGTCATCTGGATTCTGCTCGGCTGGGAGTTCGTCGTCGCGGACTTCGTCGGCGGCGTCGTCCTCATCGGCCTGATGGCGGTCGGGTTCCGGTTCGTCCCGGACGAAGTCGTCGAGTCCGCGCGCGAGCACGCGTCAGACGACACCACCGTCCGCGACCCGAACTGCGGGATGGAAGTCGACCCCGACGAGACCGAGCACACCGTCGAGTACGACGGAACGACCTACTACTTCTGCTCTGCGTCCTGCAAGCGCGGCTGGAACCCCGCGGACGCCGACACCACCGTCGTGGAGCAGGCGACCTCGCTCTCCGGGTGGCGCGCGCTCGCGGACAAGCAACTCAAGGAGTGGGGGATGCTCTGGGACGAGATCGCCATCGGGTTCGTGTTCGCCGGTCTCATCGCCGGGTTCGTGCCGGACTCCGTCTGGCACGCGGTCTTCGCCGGGCCGATCGTCGGCGAGTACACGTACGTCGTCTGGACCGCCGTCTTGGGAGCCGTCGTCGGCATCGCGACGTTCGTCTGCTCCGTCGGGAACGTCCCGTTCGGCGCGATTCTCTGGACGCGCGGCCTGCCGTTCGGGAGCGTGCTCTCCTACATCTACGCCGACCTCGTCATCCCGCCCATCATGCAGGCGTACCGGGAGTACTACGGCACCACGTTCGCCGCCGTCCTTTCGGCGATGATATTCGTCGCCGCCGTCGTCACCGGCGTCGCCGTCCACGTCGCGTTCGACCTCCTCGGTCTCATCCCCGACCCCGCGAGCGCGACCGTCGAGCGCATCTCCATCGAACTCGACTACAAGGCCGCGCTCAACGCCCTCGCCACCGCCGCCTTCCTCGCGCTCTACTCCCTCCACCGCACCGGTGACAGCAGTAGCGGCCACAGCGACGGTCACGCTCACGGGAGCGAGTGA
- a CDS encoding 2-oxoacid:ferredoxin oxidoreductase subunit beta translates to MSSNVRFTDFKSDKQPTWCPGCGDFGTMNGMMKALANTGNSPDDTFVVAGIGCSGKIGTYMRSYALHGVHGRALPVGTGVKLANPDLEVMVAGGDGDGYSIGVGHFIHAVRRNIDITYVVMDNRIYGLTKGQASPTSRSDFETATTPEGSKQPPVNPLALALSAGGSFIAQSFSSHAQRHTEIIEEAIEHDGFSLVNTFSPCVTFNDVDTYDYFRDSLVDLGGDDADYDPSDREQAKDKILDSEKEYMGVLYQDDDVQSYEQAHGVEGNMADIDTDGAPDGAMDLVREFY, encoded by the coding sequence ATGAGCTCCAACGTCAGATTCACCGACTTCAAGTCCGACAAGCAGCCCACCTGGTGTCCCGGGTGTGGCGACTTCGGCACGATGAACGGCATGATGAAAGCCCTCGCGAACACCGGGAACTCGCCCGACGACACGTTCGTCGTCGCGGGTATCGGGTGCTCGGGGAAGATCGGGACGTACATGCGCTCGTACGCGCTCCACGGCGTCCACGGTCGCGCGCTCCCCGTCGGTACGGGCGTCAAACTCGCGAACCCCGACCTCGAAGTGATGGTCGCGGGCGGCGACGGCGACGGCTACTCCATCGGCGTCGGTCACTTCATCCACGCCGTCCGCCGGAACATCGACATCACGTACGTCGTGATGGACAACCGCATCTACGGCCTCACCAAGGGCCAGGCGTCCCCGACCAGCCGGTCGGACTTCGAGACCGCGACCACGCCCGAGGGCTCCAAGCAGCCGCCCGTGAATCCGCTCGCGCTCGCGCTGTCCGCGGGCGGGAGCTTCATCGCGCAGTCCTTCAGCAGTCACGCCCAGCGCCACACGGAAATCATCGAGGAAGCCATCGAACACGACGGCTTCAGCCTCGTGAACACGTTCAGCCCGTGCGTGACGTTCAACGACGTGGACACCTACGACTACTTCCGCGACAGCCTCGTCGACCTCGGCGGCGACGACGCGGACTACGACCCGAGCGACCGGGAGCAGGCGAAGGACAAGATCCTCGACAGCGAGAAGGAGTACATGGGCGTCCTCTACCAGGACGACGACGTGCAGTCCTACGAACAGGCCCACGGCGTCGAGGGCAACATGGCGGACATCGACACCGACGGCGCGCCCGACGGCGCGATGGACCTCGTCCGCGAGTTCTACTAA
- a CDS encoding 2-oxoacid:acceptor oxidoreductase subunit alpha, whose translation MHEDLNWAIGGEAGDGIDSTGKIFAQALSRAGRHVFTSKDFASRIRGGYTAYKVRTSVDKVRSVVDRLDILIALTERTVDENLDELHDGSVIIYDGERTEFSDFEAPDDVTGLDVPLKSLAEDAGGAIMRNIVALGAVCEVAGFPIENLDESLEKKFGGKGEKIVENNKEAARLGADYVTEEFDLAFDFDLETTDNDYVLLNGDEAIGMGAIAAGCKFYAGYPITPATDVMTYLKGRIENFGGHVVQAEDELAAINMALGAARAGARSMTATSGPGIDLMTETFGLVATSETPLVITNVMRSGPSTGMPTKQEQGDLNQMLYGGHGEIPRFVLAPTTVAECFWKTIEAFNLAEKYQTPVYLTADLAMAVTEQTFDPETFDMDAVEIDRGKVVDEDDISKWQNEKDQFKPHAVTADGVSPRAFPGTEGGVHMSTGLEHDELGRRTEDVDVRVEQVDKRQQKVTTAEEEEDFSYREFGNPDSDNLVISWGSNEGTLIEAMDYLDQEDVDVRLLSVPYIFPRPDLTEDVEEAEDVVVVECNATGQFADLVEHDTLTRVKRVNKYNGVQFKADELAEDIQEELA comes from the coding sequence ATGCACGAGGACCTGAACTGGGCCATCGGCGGCGAAGCCGGCGATGGAATCGACTCCACCGGCAAGATCTTCGCACAGGCGCTCTCGCGCGCCGGCCGGCACGTCTTCACCTCGAAGGACTTCGCGTCCCGCATCCGGGGTGGCTACACCGCATACAAGGTACGAACGTCCGTCGACAAGGTTCGCAGCGTCGTGGATCGCCTCGACATCCTCATCGCGCTCACCGAACGCACCGTCGACGAGAACCTCGACGAACTGCACGACGGCAGCGTCATCATCTACGACGGCGAGCGCACCGAGTTCTCCGACTTCGAAGCCCCCGACGACGTCACGGGCCTCGACGTTCCGCTCAAATCGCTCGCTGAGGACGCGGGCGGCGCCATCATGCGCAACATCGTCGCGCTCGGCGCCGTCTGTGAAGTCGCCGGGTTCCCCATCGAGAACCTCGACGAGTCCCTCGAGAAGAAGTTCGGCGGGAAGGGCGAGAAGATCGTCGAGAACAACAAGGAGGCCGCGCGTCTCGGCGCGGACTACGTCACCGAGGAGTTCGACCTCGCGTTCGACTTCGACCTCGAGACCACGGACAACGACTACGTCCTCCTGAACGGCGACGAAGCCATCGGGATGGGCGCCATCGCCGCCGGCTGTAAGTTCTACGCCGGCTACCCCATCACGCCCGCGACGGACGTGATGACGTACCTCAAGGGCCGCATCGAGAACTTCGGCGGGCACGTCGTCCAGGCCGAAGACGAACTCGCCGCCATCAACATGGCGCTCGGTGCGGCGCGCGCCGGCGCGCGCTCCATGACCGCGACCAGCGGCCCCGGCATCGACCTGATGACGGAGACCTTCGGATTGGTCGCCACCTCGGAGACGCCGCTCGTCATCACGAACGTCATGCGCTCCGGCCCCAGTACGGGGATGCCGACGAAGCAGGAGCAGGGCGACCTGAACCAGATGCTGTACGGCGGCCACGGCGAGATCCCGCGGTTCGTCCTCGCGCCCACGACGGTCGCGGAGTGCTTCTGGAAGACCATCGAGGCGTTCAACCTCGCCGAGAAGTACCAGACGCCCGTCTACCTCACCGCCGACCTCGCGATGGCGGTCACCGAGCAGACGTTCGACCCCGAGACGTTCGACATGGACGCGGTCGAAATCGACCGCGGGAAGGTCGTCGACGAGGACGACATCTCGAAGTGGCAGAACGAGAAAGACCAGTTCAAGCCGCACGCCGTGACCGCCGACGGCGTCAGCCCCCGCGCCTTCCCCGGCACGGAGGGCGGCGTGCACATGAGCACGGGCCTCGAACACGACGAACTCGGCCGCCGCACCGAGGACGTGGACGTGCGCGTCGAACAGGTCGACAAGCGCCAGCAGAAGGTCACCACCGCAGAGGAGGAAGAGGACTTCTCCTACCGCGAGTTCGGCAACCCCGACTCCGACAACCTCGTCATCTCGTGGGGTTCCAACGAGGGAACGCTCATCGAGGCGATGGACTACCTCGACCAGGAGGACGTCGACGTGCGCCTGCTCTCCGTCCCCTACATCTTCCCGCGACCAGACCTCACGGAGGACGTCGAGGAGGCCGAGGATGTCGTCGTCGTCGAGTGTAACGCGACCGGGCAGTTCGCCGACCTCGTCGAGCACGACACGCTTACCCGCGTGAAGCGTGTGAACAAGTACAACGGCGTCCAGTTCAAGGCGGACGAACTCGCCGAGGACATCCAGGAGGAACTAGCATGA
- a CDS encoding NUDIX hydrolase yields MDDPEHDVNRVLDRLEDVYGEVPIHRESTPVPREMYVECMNAADNGELGGARVLVSHENEFLLVREDSGDAWDVPGGSLSRHDTHARAGTQYVAEQVGIECTVVDAFAAIEREFALVDGGEGVTGLWVFFEAEADETDLALGPGISDAQWFSRPPREVGPHLSERLSPAAGDD; encoded by the coding sequence ATGGACGACCCCGAACACGACGTGAACCGAGTTCTTGACCGGCTCGAAGACGTCTACGGGGAGGTTCCGATCCACCGCGAGTCGACGCCGGTTCCGCGCGAGATGTACGTCGAGTGCATGAACGCCGCGGACAACGGCGAACTCGGCGGCGCCCGCGTCCTCGTCTCACACGAAAACGAATTCTTGCTCGTTCGCGAGGACAGCGGTGACGCCTGGGATGTTCCCGGCGGAAGCCTCTCCCGGCACGACACGCACGCGAGGGCTGGCACGCAGTACGTCGCCGAGCAGGTCGGCATCGAGTGCACGGTCGTGGACGCGTTCGCCGCCATCGAACGCGAGTTCGCGCTCGTGGACGGCGGCGAGGGCGTCACCGGCCTCTGGGTGTTCTTCGAAGCGGAGGCGGACGAGACCGACCTCGCGCTCGGCCCCGGCATCTCGGACGCGCAGTGGTTCTCCCGTCCGCCGCGAGAGGTCGGCCCCCATCTTTCGGAGCGCTTGTCGCCCGCGGCCGGCGACGACTAG
- a CDS encoding methylmalonyl-CoA mutase, with protein sequence MFDDDDLASIREAKEEWEEETLDPVLDRFGERKDEFDTDTGGQTVDRLYTPNDVSDLDYEEDLGFPGEDPYTRGVYSTGYRGRLWTMRQYAGFGTPEETNERFRYLIDQGSSGLSMAFDLPTQMGYDSDAAMSAGEVGKSGVAIDTLADFEKVFDGIPLDEVSTSMTINAPASVLLAMYIAVGDKQGVDRDELRGTIQNDVLKEYVARNTYIYPPEPSMRIITDIFEFCAEETPNFNTISISGYHIREAGSTAAQEVAFTLGNGIEYVEAALDAGLDVDEFAPQLSFFFNAHNNILEEAAKFRAARRMWAQIMDERFDADDPQSKQLKFHTQTAGSTLTAQQIENNVVRVAYQALAAVLGGTQSLHTNGKDEALSLPTEKSVRTALRTQQILAHESGAADTIDPLAGSYYVESLTDDIEDEAFDLLDTVDEKGGMLSAIQQQWVQRQIQDVAYERQQEIEDGERTIVGVNEYEVDEEPEVDIEEVTEEDEKRKIEGLESVKDERDDAAVEERLAALRTAAEGDENLMPYIVAAVKAYATVGEICNVLRDVFGEYQPGTAL encoded by the coding sequence ATGTTCGACGACGACGACCTCGCGAGTATCCGCGAGGCAAAGGAGGAGTGGGAGGAAGAGACCCTCGACCCCGTGCTCGACCGGTTCGGCGAGCGCAAGGACGAGTTCGACACGGACACGGGCGGGCAGACAGTAGATCGGCTCTACACGCCGAACGACGTGAGCGACCTCGACTACGAAGAGGATCTCGGGTTCCCCGGCGAAGACCCCTACACGCGCGGCGTCTACTCCACGGGCTACCGCGGCCGCCTCTGGACGATGCGGCAGTACGCGGGCTTCGGCACGCCCGAGGAGACGAACGAGCGCTTTCGCTACCTCATCGACCAGGGGTCGTCGGGGCTCTCGATGGCGTTCGACCTCCCGACCCAGATGGGGTACGACTCGGACGCGGCGATGAGCGCGGGCGAGGTCGGGAAGTCCGGCGTCGCCATCGACACGCTCGCGGACTTCGAGAAGGTGTTTGACGGCATCCCGCTCGACGAAGTCAGCACGTCGATGACCATCAACGCGCCCGCCTCCGTGTTGCTCGCGATGTACATCGCCGTCGGCGACAAGCAGGGCGTCGACCGCGACGAACTCCGGGGAACCATCCAGAACGACGTGCTCAAGGAGTACGTCGCGCGCAACACCTACATCTATCCGCCCGAGCCGTCGATGCGCATCATCACGGACATCTTCGAGTTCTGCGCGGAGGAGACGCCGAACTTCAACACGATCTCGATCTCGGGCTACCACATCCGGGAGGCCGGTTCGACGGCCGCCCAGGAAGTCGCGTTCACGCTCGGAAACGGCATCGAGTACGTCGAGGCCGCGCTGGACGCCGGTCTGGACGTAGACGAGTTCGCGCCACAGCTCTCCTTCTTCTTCAACGCCCACAACAACATCCTGGAGGAAGCCGCGAAGTTCCGCGCCGCCCGCCGGATGTGGGCGCAGATCATGGATGAGCGCTTCGACGCCGACGACCCGCAGTCGAAGCAGTTGAAGTTCCACACGCAGACCGCCGGCTCCACGCTGACCGCCCAGCAGATAGAGAACAACGTCGTGCGCGTCGCGTATCAGGCGCTCGCCGCGGTTCTGGGGGGAACGCAGAGCCTGCACACGAACGGAAAGGACGAGGCGCTGTCGCTCCCCACGGAGAAGTCCGTGCGGACGGCACTGCGCACCCAGCAGATTCTCGCGCACGAGTCGGGCGCGGCGGACACCATCGACCCGCTCGCCGGCAGTTACTACGTCGAATCCCTCACGGACGACATCGAGGACGAGGCCTTCGACTTGCTCGACACCGTCGACGAGAAGGGCGGAATGCTGTCCGCCATCCAGCAGCAGTGGGTGCAGCGCCAGATTCAGGACGTGGCGTACGAGCGCCAGCAGGAGATCGAGGACGGCGAGCGCACCATCGTCGGCGTGAACGAGTACGAGGTCGACGAGGAACCCGAAGTCGACATCGAGGAAGTCACCGAGGAGGACGAGAAGCGCAAAATCGAGGGCCTGGAGTCCGTGAAGGACGAGCGCGACGACGCCGCGGTCGAGGAACGCCTCGCGGCGCTCCGGACGGCCGCGGAGGGCGACGAGAACCTCATGCCGTACATCGTCGCCGCGGTAAAGGCGTACGCGACGGTCGGCGAGATCTGTAACGTCCTCCGCGACGTGTTCGGCGAGTACCAGCCCGGCACCGCACTCTAA
- a CDS encoding MaoC family dehydratase N-terminal domain-containing protein — MDVSLPPEEGDTYTYERTFTTDEVESFAELSHDDQPVHSVPDDEGRLMVQGLLTATLPTAIGSALGVLAYHMDNHFHRPVYTGEPITCETTLTDVEERDDRYDIRGENVCTNEAGDEVLTGSFEGVVWKE; from the coding sequence ATGGACGTGAGTCTGCCGCCCGAGGAGGGAGATACGTACACCTACGAGCGGACGTTCACTACCGACGAGGTCGAATCGTTCGCGGAGCTCTCGCACGACGACCAGCCCGTTCACAGCGTGCCCGACGACGAGGGGCGACTGATGGTGCAGGGACTCCTCACCGCGACGCTCCCGACCGCCATCGGCTCCGCGCTCGGCGTGCTCGCCTACCACATGGATAACCACTTCCACAGACCAGTCTATACGGGCGAACCCATCACCTGCGAAACCACGCTCACGGACGTGGAAGAACGCGACGACCGCTACGACATCCGCGGCGAAAACGTCTGCACGAACGAAGCGGGAGACGAAGTCCTCACAGGCTCGTTCGAGGGCGTCGTCTGGAAAGAATAA
- a CDS encoding GNAT family N-acetyltransferase, protein MHVRPAEKHEEVWLLDRLDEFGMPDPAFRSRDYVFAVDEETGGKAGFGRLRVHSGDETSVCELTNIGVLVDWRNRGVGAHVVERLVESAYDQGFDRVFSLSVEPAYLEQFGFERIDESTLPDPLVRRLAEVRETEGEDAVPLVLDVDDFSVPGRLRRRFRSEEGENDPQETAEDFGIDSETATYKYDTGG, encoded by the coding sequence ATGCACGTCAGGCCCGCGGAGAAACACGAGGAGGTGTGGTTGCTGGACCGGCTAGACGAGTTCGGGATGCCGGACCCCGCCTTTCGCTCCCGGGACTACGTGTTCGCGGTGGACGAGGAGACGGGCGGGAAGGCCGGGTTCGGTCGGCTCCGCGTTCACTCGGGCGACGAGACGTCCGTCTGCGAACTCACGAACATCGGCGTCCTGGTGGACTGGCGGAACCGCGGCGTCGGCGCGCACGTCGTCGAACGGCTCGTGGAGTCCGCGTACGACCAGGGGTTCGACCGCGTCTTCTCGCTCAGCGTCGAACCCGCGTACCTCGAACAGTTCGGGTTCGAGCGGATTGACGAGTCCACACTGCCCGACCCACTCGTCCGCCGCCTCGCCGAAGTCCGCGAGACGGAGGGCGAGGACGCCGTTCCGCTCGTACTCGACGTGGACGACTTCTCCGTTCCGGGCCGACTCCGCCGCCGGTTCCGGTCTGAGGAGGGCGAGAACGACCCACAGGAGACCGCGGAGGACTTCGGTATCGACTCCGAGACAGCGACCTACAAGTACGACACCGGCGGTTAA